From Vigna unguiculata cultivar IT97K-499-35 chromosome 5, ASM411807v1, whole genome shotgun sequence, the proteins below share one genomic window:
- the LOC114183562 gene encoding uncharacterized protein LOC114183562 — protein sequence MPNWELRNCCDHDQKIFIACVAAFTVLILVLWRTFLLTPFKLITVFLHEASHAIACWLTCGKVEGIQVHANEGGVTQTRGGIYWVILPAGYLGSSFWGMALILASTNLLTARIAAGCFIAALIVVLFLAKNWTLRGLCIGFIVFIAVIWVLQEKTTVHVLRYVILFIGVMNSLFSVYDIYDDLISRRVHSSDAEKFAEVCPCPCNGFGWGVIWGMISFAFLCASLYLGLVILS from the exons ATGCCCAACTGGGAGCTCAGGAACTGTTGTGACCATGACCAGAAGATCTTCATTGCTTGTGTTGCTGCCTTCACTGTTCTAATCCTTGTG CTGTGGAGGACCTTTCTACTTACACCTTTTAAGCTTATCACTGTGTTTCTGCATGAAGCCAGTCATGCCATTGCTTGCTGGCTCACTTGTGGCAAG GTGGAGGGAATTCAGGTTCATGCAAATGAGGGTGGGGTAACCCAGACACGTGGTGGCATATACTGGGTGATCTTGCCCGCTGGAT ATCTTGGTTCGTCCTTTTGGGGAATGGCTTTGATACTTGCGTCCACAAATCTTCTCACCGCAAGAATTGCTGCTGGTTGCTTTATTGCTGCTCTGATTGTTGTGCTCTTTCTTGCAAAAAAT TGGACACTTCGAGGACTATGTATTG gatttattgtttttatcgCTGTTATTTGGGTTCTGCAAGAGAAAACAACAGTCCATGTCCTTCGCTATGTCATTCTCTTTATTG GTGTGATGAACAGTTTGTTTTCAGTTTATG ATATTTACGATGATTTAATATCTCGAAGAGTCCACTCTAGTGACGCTGAAAAATTTGCAGAAGTTTGTCCATGCCCTTGTAATGGTTTTGGCTGGGGAGTTATTTG GGGGATGATATCATTTGCATTTCTTTGCGCATCTTTGTACCTTGGCTTGGTCATATTATCATGA
- the LOC114185402 gene encoding U11/U12 small nuclear ribonucleoprotein 35 kDa protein isoform X1, giving the protein MSVRSKNLSSVFYADSYHPIQVGSIDGTDVVPHDNAVYRAQLCSSIGLYDPLGDPKATGDPYCTLFVARLSRLTTQDTLHKVMSKYGQVKNLRLVRDIVTGASRGYAFVEYETEREMRRAYMDAHHLIVDDCEIIVDYNRQQLMPGWIPRRLGGGLSGKKESGQLRFGGREKPFRAPLKPIPYEELKKLGIPHPPEGRYMSRFQVPSPPRRERSLSDREEQYYKHRRESDNRNRKEDTLRSSVDIKEEHHRKSSRHRDDDHSRGRSSSERSGRYHERSSSEKEHLHWRSTNKDNRSSSEKEPPHRSSNDKDKHLHRRSTDKDNRSSSEKEHRHHRSSNDKDKHSRKRKERDERSQTQGKYSRHSPHKD; this is encoded by the exons ATGAGTGTTCGGTCGAAAAACTTGAGCTCAGTATTCTATGCAGATTCGTACCATCCCATTCAAGTTGGCAGTATCGACGGCACCGATGTTGTTCCTCACGACAATGCCGTTTATCGTGCTCAATTATGTTCCTCTATTGGCCTCt ATGACCCACTTGGTGATCCTAAGGCCACTGGAGACCCTTATTGCACTCTCTTCGTCGCTCGTCTCTCTCGCCTCACCACACAGGATACTCTCCACAaa GTTATGAGTAAATATGGCCAGGTGAAGAATTTGCGCTTGGTCAGGGACATTG TGACAGGAGCATCTCGTGGTTATGCTTTTGTTGAATATGAAACTGAAAGGGAGATGCGACGTGCATATATG GATGCTCATCATTTGATTGTTGATGATTGTGAAATCATAGTTGATTACAACAGACAACAATTGATGCCTGGATGGATTCCTAGAAGGTTAG GTGGTGGTCTCAGTGGTAAGAAGGAATCAGGGCAACTTCGTTTTGGGGGAAGAGAAAAACCATTTCGTGCACCCTT GAAACCAATCCCATATGAGGAGTTGAAGAAGCTTGGCATACCCCATCCGCCAGAAGGAAGATACATGTCACGCTTTCAG GTTCCATCGCCTCCTAGAAGAGAAAGGAGTCTTTCAGATAgggaagaacaatattataaacATAGAAGGGAATCCGACAACAGAAACAGAAAGGAAGATACCCTCAGAAGTTCAGTGGACATTAAAGAAGAACATCACAGAAAGAGTTCAAGACACCGAGATGATGATCACTCCCGTGGGAGGAGCTCATCAGAGAGGAGTGGTCGGTACCATGAGAGGAGTTCATCCGAGAAAGAGCATCTTCATTGGAGATCTACAAACAAAGACAACAGGAGTTCATCTGAGAAAGAACCTCCACACAGGAGTTCTAATGACAAAGACAAACATCTTCACCGGAGATCTACAGACAAAGACAACAGGAGTTCATCTGAGAAAGAACATCGACACCACCGGAGTTCTAATGACAAAGACAAACATTCAcggaagagaaaagaaagagatgaACGGTCTCAAACACAGGGTAAATATAGTCGTCATTCCCCTCACAAGGACTAA
- the LOC114185402 gene encoding U11/U12 small nuclear ribonucleoprotein 35 kDa protein isoform X2 yields the protein MSVRSKNLSSVFYADSYHPIQVGSIDGTDVVPHDNAVYRAQLCSSIGLYDPLGDPKATGDPYCTLFVARLSRLTTQDTLHKVMSKYGQVKNLRLVRDIVTGASRGYAFVEYETEREMRRAYMDAHHLIVDDCEIIVDYNRQQLMPGWIPRRLGGGLSGKKESGQLRFGGREKPFRAPLKPIPYEELKKLGIPHPPEGRYMSRFQDCLVNCFCFRQCL from the exons ATGAGTGTTCGGTCGAAAAACTTGAGCTCAGTATTCTATGCAGATTCGTACCATCCCATTCAAGTTGGCAGTATCGACGGCACCGATGTTGTTCCTCACGACAATGCCGTTTATCGTGCTCAATTATGTTCCTCTATTGGCCTCt ATGACCCACTTGGTGATCCTAAGGCCACTGGAGACCCTTATTGCACTCTCTTCGTCGCTCGTCTCTCTCGCCTCACCACACAGGATACTCTCCACAaa GTTATGAGTAAATATGGCCAGGTGAAGAATTTGCGCTTGGTCAGGGACATTG TGACAGGAGCATCTCGTGGTTATGCTTTTGTTGAATATGAAACTGAAAGGGAGATGCGACGTGCATATATG GATGCTCATCATTTGATTGTTGATGATTGTGAAATCATAGTTGATTACAACAGACAACAATTGATGCCTGGATGGATTCCTAGAAGGTTAG GTGGTGGTCTCAGTGGTAAGAAGGAATCAGGGCAACTTCGTTTTGGGGGAAGAGAAAAACCATTTCGTGCACCCTT GAAACCAATCCCATATGAGGAGTTGAAGAAGCTTGGCATACCCCATCCGCCAGAAGGAAGATACATGTCACGCTTTCAG GATTGTTTGGTAAATTGTTTTTGCTTTCGTCAATGCTTGTAA